In Necator americanus strain Aroian chromosome IV, whole genome shotgun sequence, the following proteins share a genomic window:
- a CDS encoding hypothetical protein (NECATOR_CHRIV.G14861.T3) encodes MWVSTVPYKAFSPKTMPKTGIEVVSPRPQRGVLTTILLGRKQTTQNVGLTVPYKAFSPKTMPKTGIEPVSPRPQRGVLTTILLGPKAMWVSTVPYKAFSPKTMPKTGIEVVSPRPQRGVLTTILLGPKA; translated from the exons atgtgggtctcaactgtcccctacaaagccttctcacccaaaacaatgcccaagacaggaatcgaagttgtgtcgccacggccacaacgtggagtactaaccactatactacttggccGAAAGC agactacccagaatgtgggtctcactgtcccctacaaagccttctcacccaaaacaatgcccaagacaggaatcgaacctgtgtcgccacggccacaacgtggagtactaaccactatactacttgggccgaaagc aatgtgggtctcaactgtcccctacaaagccttctcacccaaaacaatgcccaagacaggaatcgaagttgtgtcgccacggccacaacgtggagtactaaccactatactacttgggccgaaagcgtga
- a CDS encoding hypothetical protein (NECATOR_CHRIV.G14862.T1) — protein MWVSTVPYKAFSPKTMPKTGIEVVSPRPQRGVLTTILLGPKAMWVSTVPYKAFSPKTMPKTGIEVVSPRPQRGVLTTILLGPKA, from the exons atgtgggtctcaactgtcccctacaaagccttctcacccaaaacaatgcccaagacaggaatcgaagttgtgtcgccacggccacaacgtggagtactaaccactatactacttgggccgaaagc aatgtgggtctcaactgtcccctacaaagccttctcacccaaaacaatgcccaagacaggaatcgaagttgtgtcgccacggccacaacgtggagtactaaccactatactacttgggccgaaagcgtag
- a CDS encoding hypothetical protein (NECATOR_CHRIV.G14863.T1), translating into MPKRNRSCVATPQRGVLTTILLGRKRSVEIRYKLVLRIVETTQNVGLTVPYKAFSPKTMPKTGIEVVSPRPQRGVLTTILLGPKARL; encoded by the coding sequence atgcccaagcggaatcgaagttgtgtcgccacgccacaacgtggagtactaaccactatactacttggccgaaagcgtagcgttgaaataagatacaaattggtattacgtattgtagagactacccagaatgtgggtctcactgtcccctacaaagccttctcacccaaaacaatgcccaagacaggaatcgaagttgtgtcgccacgcccacaacgtggagtactaaccactatactacttgggccgaaagcacgactttga
- a CDS encoding hypothetical protein (NECATOR_CHRIV.G14864.T1): MPKTGIEPVSPRPQRGVLTTILLGPKADYPECGSQLSPTKPSHPKQCPRQESKLCRHGHNVEYQPLYYFGRKRTVEIRYKLVLRIAETTQNVGLTVPYKAFSPKTMPKTGIEPVSPRPQHGVLTTILLGPKA; this comes from the exons atgcccaagacaggaatcgaacctgtgtcgccacggccacaacgtggagtactaaccactatactacttgggccgaaagc agactacccagaatgtgggtctcaactgtcccctacaaagccttctcacccaaaacaatgcccaagacaggaatcgaagttgtgtcgccacggccacaacgtggagtaccaaccactatactacttcggCCGAAAGCGTaccgttgaaataagatacaaattggtattacgtattgcagagactacccagaatgtgggtctcactgtcccctacaaagccttctcacccaaaacaatgcccaagacaggaatcgaacctgtgtcgccacggccacaacatggagtactaaccactatactacttgggccgaaagcgtga